From Anaerolineae bacterium, the proteins below share one genomic window:
- the rpiB gene encoding ribose 5-phosphate isomerase B: protein MRIAVGCDHGGFPLKETVMAAIREAGHEALDFGTDSPERVDFPDYAEPVARAVASGEADRGILMCGSGVGMAIAANKVPGAYASVCHDTYSAHQGVEHDGMNVLCMGGRIIGPALAREIVLAFLAAKPDLGERYARRREKVRVLEGQSNP from the coding sequence ATGCGCATAGCCGTTGGTTGTGACCATGGAGGCTTCCCTCTCAAAGAAACGGTGATGGCCGCTATCCGCGAGGCCGGGCATGAGGCGCTGGACTTCGGCACTGATTCCCCCGAACGGGTGGACTTCCCCGATTACGCTGAACCGGTGGCGCGGGCCGTGGCCTCTGGCGAGGCCGACCGCGGCATCCTCATGTGCGGCTCTGGTGTGGGGATGGCCATCGCGGCCAACAAGGTGCCGGGGGCGTATGCCTCGGTGTGCCACGATACCTACTCGGCCCACCAGGGCGTGGAGCACGATGGGATGAATGTGCTCTGCATGGGCGGACGCATCATCGGCCCGGCCCTGGCGCGGGAGATCGTCCTGGCCTTTTTGGCCGCGAAGCCTGACCTCGGCGAGCGTTACGCCCGGCGGCGGGAGAAGGTGCGCGTGTTGGAGGGCCAAAGCAACCCTTAG